DNA from Arthrobacter sp. StoSoilB19:
CCCAGGCCTCCCGGTCGATCAGTTCAGGAGTCAGTTTCCCGTCCGGCGTGGGCACGTGCAGGAGTTTTAGGCCGCCGATGCGTTCCGGTGCCCCGTTCTCGTCCATGTTGATGTGGGCGGTGGAGGCGCATACCACGGCACCCCAGCGGGGGAGCAGGGACTGCAGCGACAGGACGTTGGCGCCGGTGCCGTTAAAGACGGGGAAGCATTCGATGCCTGGGCCGAAGTGGTCAACCATCAGTTCCTGCAGCCGCGCGGTGTAGTCGTCTTCGCCGTAGGAGACCTGGTGTCCGCCATTGGCTGCGGCAAGGGCTGCCAGGACTTCCGGGTGGACCCCGGAGTAGTTGTCGGAGGCAAATCCGCGCACGTTGGGATCATGCAGCCGCAGCGCCGCACGGGTTTCTGCTGTGGTGGTCATAGGGTTGCTCACGCTTTCAGTTTAGGTACTGCCACGCCAGGCAAAGCCAGACAGGCGGTCAGTCCGCCAGCCGGAGCCGGGCGCCGTTGAGTTCGGCGGACGGAGTGGTGAAAAGCCGGACGACGGCGGCAGCCAGGTCAGTTACGTCCGTTGCCCCCGGGAATTTCCGCTGGGGATGGGCGCGGCGCAGGTCATCGTCCACCAGCGCCTTGACCACCAGGATGGTGGCGGCCGCCGGGCTACCGCTGCTCCCGGAGGCCTGGCGGAAGCCATCGGCCATGGCCATGGTCCAGGTTTCCGCGGCGGCTTTCGCCGCCACGTAGCTGGCGACCGCTGCGGCGGGCTGATCCAGGGCAGTGGATGAAACCATCGCAAACCTTCCCGACGTGGAGGCGGCGATGTCGTCGAAAAAGACGCGTGACACGTTGCGCAGCGTGGTGATGGCGCCGCGTTCCAGGAAGTCCCAGTCGTCGTCGGACTGGTCCGCGATGCCCTTGGCCCCGCGCCAGCCGCCCACCAGGTGGATCACGCCGTCCACC
Protein-coding regions in this window:
- a CDS encoding SDR family NAD(P)-dependent oxidoreductase gives rise to the protein MSSAGPAGGAPSARPLTVLVAGGSGASGIAVARALAAAGHRVATAGSDQARITEAARKAGDGVSPFACDLAVLADVRRLRDDVTGALGAVDGVIHLVGGWRGAKGIADQSDDDWDFLERGAITTLRNVSRVFFDDIAASTSGRFAMVSSTALDQPAAAVASYVAAKAAAETWTMAMADGFRQASGSSGSPAAATILVVKALVDDDLRRAHPQRKFPGATDVTDLAAAVVRLFTTPSAELNGARLRLAD